Genomic window (Phragmites australis chromosome 5, lpPhrAust1.1, whole genome shotgun sequence):
aattgatatcaatgtctcttatccttacaattggtatatcttttcaatttatatcatttcattggatcgtgatttatgaaactcttttccatgtgctctaacgcttttcctcgagttcaacatatgtttatagccctttttttttgagattgttaacAAATAGGGAGCAGTTTGATGACTAAAGTAAGAAGTAAGATAAAAGATATCTAGGAATGCTGAAGttaacaaagggagagaaggagaCACAAGAAGTAACATGAGGCTCCTaggttgataaagggggagaagttcttGCGTGtgttgatcaagggagatagtggcaatagagaaagggagagccacaacaaaggggactaaatggtaaaaacatgtatccaagcaatgtggtaaggtttgtgTTCTTTACGattggtattatttattattggtcacttgatttggttgtgttgtcatcactcaccaaaagagggagattgtagcgaaaatagccttattaggtattattgtgattttggtgattaatgacaacatagtcattgggactaacatgtttgtcaagaatatatgttagtaggtctcatggatgcaatacataaagaagccaccacaaCCGGGACAAAATtttattgaattggaaaagtctcaGAAAGATTTGACCttaccagatggtctggtgttcagaggttgaactcaccggagtattttattTAGAGAAAAAGTGAAGATTGATAatttcaccggatggtccggtgctctgtgtgttgaactcactgaagTGTTtctgtcaaagggggagaaggctgaggccctcaccagatagtccgatgatcagcACTGGGtcggagtatttcctgcagagaagaatgtaagtgcagaaaactgaagatcaaccaaccggatggttcggtgcttagtttgtgcacaccagattATAGCACCAgaccatttcttgcagagatgactaaaagtgttgaagaatgaagaacaaaccATCAGAAGGTTCGGTGCTCCGAAGATAAATGCATtagagcattttacatagagaggctgcaaaggctcggatgactcaagataTCTCATTGAaagatccggtgatggatttgatggcacatcggagtgtccggtattcacagaggcattgagtggagttccaacggccaTTCTTTGAGGTTGTACTCATCAGaagatccagtgttagtactattgttctcaccggatcatccggtgttaagagTTTTTCTGAGATgttgggaaaacggctagttgacgggtttgaggctataaataccctttcactcaatcatttgaagatgtggtatgctgctggagtctagaggaaactCATACACACTAGaaaagatatccaagccaccaaagtgcttaaagtgatcatccaaggtgattaagcacaagattagagagtgtttagtgcttataggtctagagtgagttgtaactcggtgttgtagcttgaagaagggatcaaggagtgatcctagcttgtactgaGAGGTATGCCggtatcttggagtcttggtgaatCATCGACATCTTAGGCATTgttgctcaagcttattgaccttccgacttggtatggagcgacGGAAAGAGACGTTATGGGGACCCagagacctttgccttggtagctcaagctccaaaTTGATCATGACGGCAAGTGACCGaaaaagaggctagtggtgagaccttaccttggtggcttgatggctcatccggcttaagaccttgctttggtggctcaagagtcatgaccgggtgtcgactgggagcatattcttgatggagctccaatgtagactagggtggtattcatgctattgatatcacgggataaaaatctttttatgCCAAtcttatctctctaccttatttatgtttctatatttacatacttgcaatttaccttgctagagtatattgcaattctcttaagtggtatagtagatacactagataaacctagagcacatttatatagaaattgagataggtttatcttgtgaagtttttggagctaatttggtttagatttctaagtatcctaattcacccactacttaggacatcaccgttcctcacacgGTGTACTGGAAGCTCGTCGGCACGTGAAAACACGAACTTCACTATGTGCAACACGTTCCCGAACGAAGTGAAGATCGATCTCGACATGTTTCGTTCGCTGATGTTGGACTGGGTTTGTCAAGAGATAAACAACACTAATGTTGTCACAGAAGATGACGGTGGCATGTTGAAGAGGGCGGTGAAGTTCGACCAAGAGTTGACGAAACTAGTAGGACTTAGCAACGGCATTGACAACAACACGGTACTCCGCCTCAGCACTGGAGTGAGAGACCGTCTGCTGATGCTTGGAGGACCATGAGATGAGGTTGTTGCCAAGAAAAACCACATAGCCCGAGGTGGACTTCCGAGTGTCGGGACAGCTGGGCCAATCAGTGCCAATGTAAGCCGTAAGTGAGGTTGGTGAAGTTTGATGCAGCTGCAGACCGTGGTCAATGGTGCCCTCGAGGTAGCAAAGAATACGCTTGAGCAAATTGGCGTGTGGCTCCCGTGGGTCATGCATATGAAGACAAGCTTGTTGCACGATGTAGGCGATGTACGAACTCGTGAATGTCAAGTACTGAAGAGCGCCAGCGATGCTTCTGTAGTCAGTGGGATTAGCCATAGGGTCACCGACAGAGGGGGAGCTTGGCGCTGGTGTTGAAGGGCGTGCTGCATGGCTTGCAATGAGTCATTCCAACATGCGCAAGAACATCCTCAGTGTACAGGTGCTAGCTAAGGAAGAAGTCAGAAGCGGTGCATCGAACGGAAACATCGAGGAAGAAGTGCAAGTCACCGAGGTCCTTTAGCGAGAACTCGTGGCAAAGGGAGTCGATGACACACTGCAGTAGTGTCGATGAGGAGGCGATGAAGACGATGTCGTCGACGTACAGGAGGAGGTAGATGATGTCATGGCTGTGGTGGTAGACAAATAAAGAAGGGTCCGCCTTGGATGCTGAGAAGGCGAGGGAGGCAAGGTACGTCGCGAAGCGACTGAACTAAGCTCAGAGAGCCTGCTTGAGGCCGTAGAGTGAACGGTTGAGGGGCACACATGTGTGCTGCGCGCTGGGTTGATGAAGCCGGAGGGCTGTTGACAGTAGACCGTCTCAGCAAGCGTGTCGTTGAGGAAGGTGTTGTTGACGTCGAGCTAGTGCACTGGCTAGTCATTGGCAAGCGTAATGCTGAGGATGGTACGCATGGTGGCCGGCTTGACGATGAGGTTGAACGTCTCCTCAAAGTCGATGCCAGGATGTTGTGAAAAACCATGGTAGACCCAACACGCCTTGTATCGATCCAAGGAGCCATCAGACTTTAACTGTGATGAAAAATTCATTTACCTAAAACAATGTTAGCACCACGAGGATGAGGAACAAGGTCCCATGTGTTATTGGAATGCAAAGCAACAAACTCCTGTTCCATAGCATGGCACTAGTTATCATCACTAAGAGCTGCATGATAAGTACGCAGAATCGGCAACGGAATGGCCACATGTAAGTTTAGCCGATCCACATGTTGCCAAAACCCGCGTTTCCCACACGTCGTCATCTGATGTTCATTGAGAAAGAGAGGTATGTGCACTGTTGTGGAGGGTAGTGATGGCAGTGGTGTGGCGTCATGGTGTGCAGGAGCATGTAGTGGAAGCTGTGGTGCTAGCGGTTGCACGGTGGGTGGCATAGGTGGGAGCGGCTATGGTGGTAGCCAGCTGGGCATATGTGCGCTAGGTGACAAGGGCTCGAGCGGTTGTGCTATTGATTGAGGAGCTCGGCCAATAGGAGTTGGAGCTGAAGCAGGCACATGAGCAGCCGCAGTAAGAAAATTGAAATCAGATGGCACTAGTTGGTTGGGCTGATTGGAGAAAGGAAACAAACTCTCATCAAAGATGACATACCGACTAATGATGATGCACTTCATTGTGAGATCCAAACAGCGGTACCCTTTGTGATGAGTGGGATAACCGAGAAAGACACAAGACTTGGAACATGACACAAGTTTGTGCGGAGCACTAGAAGAGAGGTTGGGATAGCATCTACAACCGAAAACATGAAGGTGGGAGTAGTTGAGAGATGATCCGAAGAGAGCTTGGTGGGGAATTCTGAAGTTTAGGGATTTAGTGGGATGAAGATTGAGGAGATATGTGGCGGTATGAAAGGCCTCAACCTAATAGGATGGCAGCATGCTAGCTTGAAATAAGAACATGCGAAGAATGTCATTGGTCGACCGAATAATACATTTGGCTTTACCATTTTGTTGGTAAGTATGTGGACATGACATGCGGAGTGCAATGCCATGGGAGAGAAAGTGGAGACACATGACATGATTGTCAAACTCACGGCCATTCTTGCACAATATCCCATGGATAGTAGAAGAAAACTGAGTGCCAACATAGGCAAATAAGTTACAAAGAGTGTAAAAAATATCAGACTTCAGGTGAAGCGGGAACATCCACATACAGCGAGTAAAATCATCAAGGACAACGAGATAATATTTGTAACAAAAAATGCTAGGGAGAGGCGAGATCCATAGATCACAATGTATTAACTCGAAATCTTGACTAGTGCGAATAGTAGAAGGATAAAAGGGTAGATGGACATGATTACCCAACTGACAAGCATGTCATAGGGGGTCTACAACAAGTTTATTACATGAAATATAGGAAGCAGTAGCAAGATGCGACAAAGCTTGGTTGCCAAGATGTCCAAGACGACGATGCCATAGTCTAGATGATGGAGTGGTGGCAGATAGGGCATGAGGAGCTGGTGGTGACCAATGGAGAGGGTAGAGGTCACCATGGCTATTGCACCTGATGATCACATTCTTGGTGTgaagatccttcacagaaagACCAAAATGGTCAAATTTAACAGAACAATGATTATCAGTGGTGAAACGACGAACTGAAATAaggttcttgattaatgaagaTGTGACAAGAACGTTGTTCAGTTGAAAAGAATGGTTGGGAAAACTGAAGAAAGTGGAACCAATGTGCGTAATAGGAATATGTGAACCGTTCCCAACAATGGCATATGGAGATGCAACGGAAGAGACTGCATAGGAGGAGAGGAGTATACCATTTTTGGAGGTCAAGTGCGTGGATGCCCCGGAGTCCATGAATCAGTCCGAGGATGGAGGCGTCAAGGACATGGTGTTAAAGGCATGCATGAACTGTTGCTAATCCCAGGAGGCAGTTGGAGGTGCAAGCAGTCGAGTTGAATCGTACATGTGCGCAAGGGTATACGGTGTCGCAGGGGAGTGAGACCACGACATGCCTTCACCAGGTGCGGGCGACGGAAGCTGAGCGATGAAGGCCCCTGGTGGACGCAGCCCAAGCAGTCCATATGTTGTCTGTGGGTGCTGATCGGGCCACATGTGGATGACGTCGGCCCATGACTGCTGGAAGCAAGGCCAGGGAGTTGAGCCAATGCTACCACCAGGGCCTTGAGCACCAGACGAGGAGGAGTGGTGAGTGCCACCATGGCCAACATGGACACCGCCGTTACCGCCATTGCCGTGATTGTTCGAGTTACGACGGCGAGTGGAGTTGCTGCTGCCATTGTTGCCCTTGGTGGTGGAAGAACTAGAGCGCTGCTGTCCGCTACCAGTGCCCTAGGAGGATGAGCCACCGGTGGACGACTTGGAGCTTCCGGAGTTGGCAAGAAAGGGAGTCGGCGGTGAGGATTCAAAGCCAAACGTTAGCTCTTCGAGGAGGAGAGCAAAATGTGGCAGTGGCGGTGGAGTCCATCACCATGGCAAGGAGGTCGGAGGAGATGGTCGTATAGAGCCAAGAGCGGATGAGGGCATTGAGGCGGAGCTATTGGGCGTTGGGGTTGAAGGGAGATGCCTCATGAATATGGTCATCGAGGGCGTACTTCTCTAGGGCCACCATGAACAGGCCATGCCACTAGGCGTAGTTACCGGCCTGAAGGTCGAGGGTGATAGTGACGATGAGCTTAATGCTGGAGACAGCCATAGCTTGCGCCCAGAGGGTGGACTTGGCTGCGAGCTCCTCCTTGGCCGTAGCGAGTCGGGTGGCGGTGACCGTCATGGCTGTAGCATCAATGTCAGGAAAAGGCATCgagagagcaagagaggtgGAGACCAGGATCGATGTTAGTCTCATGATACTATGAAGGCAATTGGGAAAATGACCTTAGCGATTGTATTAGGCCGATCAACATATAAACACGTACAACAGGAATTCCGATGGAAACCAAATAAGTACATGCCAAAACAAGTAGCCTAACAATCTGCAAGATATCCCTAACAAGGGAAACTAATGCCGTGACTTATGGAGACACTAGATATGCAGGATCTTGTTCTATTCCGCTAATAGTTGGAAGTACTTCATATTAGCATGATTACATGTCGACCATATGGAGTAGTTATTCTTACGGGCTAGCTTCATAGGTTGTTTGGAGGTGAACAATGTTGGCATTGTCTGTCGCTTGGGTGACGTGACCCGATGTTGCTCGTTCTGTCAGGAGCCAGCACGCGCGCTGGACGGTCGCACATGCTGAAGATCCTGTGCGCTCGCACTGTGCGTTGTACAGGGTACTTAATGACGATGATCGTTCACTATGCTATTTTGTATAGCATTGATCACTCTTTTTTTATGTACAGTATTGACTTCCGAGAGAGGGAAGAGAAGCCAAAATGATTTAAAAACCGGAGTTGATTCACACATCACCTCTTTCTACCCTCCACTTATTTaataaaatttcataaaatGTAAATAATTTACCTACTTTTACTATTTATCCTTGTCTTTCAACATCCTTATCTTATTACCATCTATGGATAAGACTcatttttctaatataaataaataaaagtatGAGTGAAATTAGCAGAtaattttctcctattttttgaATCATATTGGAAATCAAACTATGGCGTCACTTCTGATATATTCTTCCAACGATACTCTCGTAATGCATTCATatcatacatatagtttataaTTAAAACTAtcacatttaatatttatattttttgttgtaaGTACGGATACTTAGCTAGTTGTAAATGTAAGTGGCCCACGTCGGGATAGGATTTCAAAAGCCAGCAGGCCAGAAATCGGGGCTAGAGAGTCCTGCATGATTCGGGCCAGAAGATGCTTCCCTCCTACCACTTTGGGTTTCCGGCCCAACTATCCAATTCAGCTTGGGAGACGTACTCCTCATGCTTAACGAACCACGTCGCGCGCCTAGCCCCGCATCGGAACTCGTTGGCGCGCGCGACGTCTCGTTCGATGTGCGGCTCGGGCATCAGGGTTGCATGGTTCGATTGCCACTTCGGTACGAGCGCAAGGCACGTACTCCCCTGATCGATCCCCGCTGCCGCGCGCATACTTTTGCCACGCGTACGCGCCGCGCAGTGGATGATTTGGGCCCGGGAGTGGCGGAGGGGGCGCGCGCAGAGTACGCGACGACCGACAGGACCGTGGTACGTGCACCGGAGACGACAACGGGGAGCGGCCCGGCGGAAGGGGGTGGGGATGCGCAGCCATGCCTTGTTGCAGGGTGGCCGCGCGACCGACACGGCGGGACAAGCGCGCTCTCCGTGAAAAGAAATATGAATGACGGGAGATAAATTTTATAGGTGATATATGTTGTACTTATCATACTAAACGTATTACCGCTGAGTTGTTTATAGGTAACGGATTACAATTTAATCTATCACCAATGAATATTATAGATGACGTGTCGTGTCTTTAATAATGATCTATCATCTATAATTGaacataagtgacaagtcataATATTGATCATCACTTATTATTGATGAACgtgtttcatatttttagataaaaaaaagtttaaaaaaatatattttttcactcgagaGCCACCTAATACATAGCCCATCGCATATGCAGAATTCATATCATTTTTAAACATATTTTGTTCTTTAAATTTTGTGAAACTCAAACCTGCGTCCAGGGTCTCACGCGTgactcccttaccacctcagctatcatgtgcttatgataAAAACCGAATATGTTATCCTTTTAACTTTCCCAAAGATTATATATGACGGGTTATAACTATAACTCATCACTTATATATATCATAGGTAacgggtcatagttgtgacccatcaccaataatgtcttttttttccaaaatattgACACCTAGTGCTTTTAGTAAAAAGAGCATAATTTTTGCACACGGACTTcgattttgacttttttttactctatgcatatctacagaaaaagttacattcgtTTCTCTCCCACTTAGTCGAGTTCGGAGAATTTTTCGAGGCAAAaaatggcttgaaagattgagttctcgcctccaAAAATTTCTACCTTATTTTTGGATAGTTGTcatcccttacatcaaacttgaacaAAATTATACAATAGCTCCTATTCTAGTACTGTTAAGATGAGAAacaataagagaaaaataattttttttacatcatatacatacatataccaaggttgtatattatatatatacacacatccCTGacgaatagaaaaaaataatatagaatacatatatatatgagtatatatttgtactagtatacatatatacatatatatatatatatatatttatatatgtggtataaacctaagtatatgaatacctaggggtatatatatacataatacaTTAAATGATAactctatgtattgatcaacTCATTGGTGATGGATTATAACTTGATCTATAACTAATGACTAAGttaggatgacctgtcactgataaattagttattggacccgtcactgataactagctagatgatccgtcacttatgtgtcaTAATATGTGATAAATTATAACTATGATCCGTTAATTAGAACTGATCTAGAATGATCTGTCatttattataagtgacggatcacaactatAAGCTATCATTTTTATCATATCAGTAACAAGTTAtgttataatttattatttattttatatttttatttattttttacgtagtgcttgtttattttttttcagagaagaagaggaatgaGGAATATGAGGTGGAGAGAAGCAAGAGtggaggacgaagaagaagcGCATGCTTCCCCTGCGCCCGCCACTGCGCACAGCGCTGCACGGTGCGCGCTTTCTAGCGTCTAGCCGCATTTGTTTGCTTCAGGACGGAAGAAAATGCCGTACCGTACAATACGGGGCTCCGGCTAGCCATACCGTACAACTTCCCACACGCATACATTAGCCGTTTCCAGACATGCCAATATCGACGGTTTTTTTAACTGAAGCTACTCTGCAACAGAAGAAACGAGcaacgaaaaaaaaaatactggtGAAGTGCAGCAGCTTAAGAATGCCAACTTGGTCACATCGATGCAATAAAAACTGCGATCGGTTAATCAGTTCAATGATACGGACCAGATCTAAGCTTGCTGAAACAGTGGATCGCACTGCATGCAATAATTGCAACGCGCATGACGATCGAGACGAGTTGCCCACATACAAAACCTATGTACAACAGCGATCGAGACATTCATGTGCGGTTGAGTATATAGCTCTGCCTCGGTTCTCATGCCCCAGTGTTTGCCGATCGATGAGATTTTTGTACACCAGAGACTGGTGTGGAATACACTTTCTTTTCTTGCTATCAAGGATGGTAATCCTTCGCACTGACCCTGCTTACTTTTGATGCACTAATCTCAAGTTCCTCTGTTAATCACAGGCCTCGGTTGAAACACAAAGTAAGGTCTTATAGATTATACAAACGAGTTGCGAAAACAGAGGTTGCAGATGCAGAATAAAGATTTGGCTAGGTGCATGTTTTGCCACTtgacatgaagaagaagaagaaccctCTTCGAAGTACACCCCAGTACATTTCTTTattatatttctaaaatcacCCCAATACATTCTGTACTTTTATATATTTAACCCAATGGAAACGTCAAACCGATCTAGCTAATTATGGACCCTCTCTCTTTCATCCTTCTCGTGCCTCCTTTCATGTCCTCTTCTGATACATATCAATGTCttccaagagatcactacaagcaACCACACCACTCCATGTTTAGCCTAAGCTCTCCCTGCCTGCCTCTCAAGGGGCAGCTAAAGCTCAACACCGCTACCACCATCCTCCTGGTTGCTTTCATCTTCACTCTCTACATTACCTTTTGCGAAGCTCGGCATCT
Coding sequences:
- the LOC133918027 gene encoding uncharacterized mitochondrial protein AtMg00810-like, whose amino-acid sequence is MANPTDYRSIAGALQYLTFTSSYIAYIVQQACLHMHDPREPHANLLKRILCYLEGTIDHGLQLHQTSPTSLTAYIGTDWPSCPDTRKSTSGYVVFLGNNLISWSSKHQQTVSHSSAEAEYRVVVNAVAKSY